The following are encoded together in the Rhizobium tumorigenes genome:
- a CDS encoding LacI family transcriptional regulator, translated as MDNQENSEGDRRPAAIRERPTLKTIAFMTGLGITTVSRALKDASDIGAETKERVKMVARQLGYQPNRAGVRLRTGKTNVIALVLSIDEEILGFTSQMVFGISEVLSGTQYHLVVTPYSHDRDPMIPVRYILDTGSADGVIISRTEPDDPRVRLLADRNLPFVTHGRTDMGIVHPFHDFDNEAFAEEAVRALTAKGRRRIALLAPPARLSYYTHTRDGFQSGLLHYGAEEVPLKITIDAPLEDIRNAVEQLMRSANPPDGIVSTAGGGAIAVNAGIEAAGMRLGHDIDMVAKQSSHILNWIRPEIVTIYEDVRHAGRELARSLIRSIDGTGPAELQSISAPVWPDAS; from the coding sequence ATGGACAATCAAGAAAATTCAGAAGGAGACCGGCGCCCAGCTGCGATCCGCGAACGACCGACCCTGAAAACCATCGCTTTCATGACGGGCCTCGGCATCACGACCGTTTCGAGGGCGTTGAAGGACGCCTCCGATATTGGCGCGGAAACGAAGGAACGGGTCAAAATGGTCGCCCGCCAGCTCGGCTATCAGCCGAACCGCGCGGGTGTGCGCCTGCGCACCGGCAAGACCAACGTCATTGCCCTCGTGCTCAGCATCGATGAGGAAATCCTCGGTTTCACCAGCCAGATGGTGTTCGGCATTTCCGAGGTCCTGTCCGGAACGCAGTATCACCTCGTGGTGACACCCTATTCCCACGACCGCGATCCGATGATTCCTGTCCGATACATTCTCGACACCGGGTCGGCCGACGGCGTCATCATTTCTCGCACCGAGCCGGACGATCCGCGCGTTCGGCTGCTTGCGGACCGCAACCTGCCCTTCGTCACCCATGGCCGCACCGACATGGGCATCGTCCACCCGTTCCACGATTTCGACAACGAGGCCTTCGCCGAAGAGGCGGTCCGGGCGCTCACCGCCAAGGGCCGCCGCCGCATCGCCCTGCTCGCTCCGCCTGCGCGGCTGTCCTACTACACCCACACGCGCGACGGTTTCCAGAGCGGCTTGCTCCACTACGGTGCTGAGGAAGTCCCGCTGAAGATCACCATCGATGCGCCGCTGGAAGACATTCGCAACGCTGTCGAGCAGCTGATGCGCTCTGCAAATCCGCCGGATGGTATCGTCTCCACGGCCGGCGGCGGCGCTATTGCCGTCAATGCGGGCATTGAGGCAGCCGGCATGCGGCTCGGGCACGATATCGACATGGTCGCCAAGCAGTCGAGCCATATCCTGAACTGGATCAGGCCCGAGATCGTCACGATCTACGAGGACGTGCGTCACGCCGGCCGCGAACTGGCGCGCTCGCTGATCCGCAGCATCGACGGCACCGGGCCGGCCGAGCTGCAAAGCATCAGCGCCCCCGTATGGCCGGACGCCTCATAG
- the gndA gene encoding NADP-dependent phosphogluconate dehydrogenase gives MEKAEIGLIGLAVMGSNLALNIAEKGNRIAVFNRTTSVTDEFYESAGDLKKQIIPCRTIEEFVEAIRPPRPIIIMIKAGEPVDQQMAALQPHLSKGDIMIDAGNANFRDTMARFDRLKDTELTFIGMGVSGGEEGARHGPSIMVGGTEESYKRVEKVLTSISAKYNGEDCCAWLGTDGAGHFVKTVHNGIEYADMQMIAEIYGILRDGLGKTADEISKIFGDWNKGRLNSYLIEITEKVLAAKDPTTGTAMPDIILDKAGQKGTGKWSVIEAQNMGIPATAIEAAVAARSLSSMKEQREAAEKIFGAPTNEFPMTFGADLLNDLEMALFAAKIGAYAQGFAVMAEASRQFDWSLPMPVIAKIWRAGCIIRSQFLDEITSAFTKAPDAANLVVTPAFSDMVKESLPSLRRIVSAAVTAGLPVPALASALGYFDAYRQARGTANLIQAQRDFFGAHGFDRVDGKDIHHGPWGSGAQG, from the coding sequence GTGGAAAAGGCAGAAATCGGTCTCATCGGCCTCGCGGTCATGGGGTCCAACCTCGCACTCAATATCGCCGAAAAAGGCAACCGTATCGCCGTGTTCAATCGGACCACCTCAGTTACCGACGAGTTCTACGAGAGTGCGGGAGACCTCAAGAAGCAGATCATCCCATGCCGGACGATCGAGGAGTTCGTCGAGGCCATCCGGCCGCCACGGCCGATCATCATCATGATCAAGGCCGGCGAACCCGTCGACCAGCAGATGGCGGCTCTGCAGCCGCATTTGTCCAAGGGCGACATCATGATCGATGCCGGCAACGCTAATTTCCGCGACACCATGGCCCGCTTCGACCGGCTCAAGGACACCGAGCTGACGTTTATCGGCATGGGCGTCTCCGGCGGCGAGGAGGGTGCCCGCCACGGCCCGTCGATCATGGTCGGCGGCACCGAGGAAAGCTACAAGCGCGTCGAGAAGGTGCTGACCTCGATCTCGGCCAAATACAACGGCGAGGACTGCTGCGCCTGGCTCGGCACAGACGGTGCAGGCCATTTCGTCAAGACTGTCCACAACGGCATCGAATATGCCGACATGCAGATGATCGCCGAGATCTACGGCATCCTGCGCGACGGTCTCGGCAAGACCGCGGACGAGATCAGCAAGATTTTCGGCGACTGGAACAAGGGTCGTCTGAACTCCTACCTCATCGAGATCACCGAGAAGGTGCTGGCGGCGAAGGACCCGACCACCGGGACTGCGATGCCTGACATCATCCTCGACAAGGCCGGCCAAAAGGGCACCGGCAAGTGGTCGGTGATCGAAGCGCAGAACATGGGTATCCCGGCGACTGCCATCGAGGCGGCCGTGGCTGCCCGTAGCCTGTCGTCGATGAAGGAGCAGCGCGAGGCTGCCGAAAAGATCTTCGGCGCACCGACGAACGAATTTCCGATGACATTCGGCGCGGATCTGCTGAACGATCTGGAAATGGCCCTGTTCGCGGCAAAGATCGGCGCCTATGCGCAGGGCTTCGCCGTCATGGCCGAGGCATCGCGCCAGTTCGACTGGTCGCTGCCGATGCCGGTGATTGCCAAGATCTGGCGCGCCGGCTGCATCATTCGCTCGCAATTCCTCGATGAAATCACCAGCGCCTTCACCAAGGCGCCGGATGCCGCCAACCTGGTGGTGACGCCGGCCTTCTCCGACATGGTCAAGGAATCGCTGCCATCGCTGCGCCGCATCGTCTCCGCCGCCGTGACTGCCGGTCTGCCGGTTCCAGCACTCGCCTCGGCACTCGGATATTTCGACGCCTATCGCCAGGCGCGGGGTACCGCCAACCTGATCCAGGCCCAGCGCGATTTCTTCGGCGCACACGGGTTCGACCGGGTCGATGGCAAGGATATCCACCACGGTCCGTGGGGCAGCGGCGCACAGGGCTGA
- a CDS encoding SRPBCC family protein, producing MSAMTAKIVHVTIHRDWRAVYDFASKPENMPLWASGLATALVADGADWIAAGALGAVRITFTPPNDFGVIDHTVTGPSGRQFYNALRVVRNGAGCEVMFTLLRVEGMTDAQFEADAEHVARDLATLKGLMEREAP from the coding sequence ATGTCCGCAATGACGGCAAAGATTGTCCACGTGACCATCCATCGCGACTGGCGGGCGGTCTACGACTTCGCGTCGAAACCGGAAAACATGCCCCTTTGGGCATCCGGCCTGGCGACCGCCCTCGTGGCCGACGGTGCTGACTGGATCGCGGCCGGTGCGCTTGGCGCTGTGCGGATCACCTTTACGCCGCCGAACGACTTCGGCGTCATCGACCATACCGTCACCGGGCCTTCCGGCCGGCAATTCTACAATGCATTGAGGGTCGTGCGGAATGGCGCCGGGTGCGAAGTTATGTTCACCCTGCTGCGCGTCGAAGGCATGACGGATGCGCAGTTCGAAGCGGATGCCGAACACGTCGCCAGGGATCTGGCGACGCTGAAGGGGCTGATGGAGCGCGAAGCGCCCTAG
- a CDS encoding ABC-type transport auxiliary lipoprotein family protein, whose amino-acid sequence MFEYGSVQGWLTARRSAVALPLVAVLLTACGGGAKNDTFDLAANVSGKGPAAHGKQILVPAPTALSAIDSNQIVVRVSGSELQYLAKAQWSDKLSRMVQSKLVEAFENSGKVGGVGVPGQGLAIDYQVVTDIRAFEIDTSKQAAVVEISAKILNDKTGTVRKQDVFRVAVPTTGTTNDAYVKSLDKAFASVSAQIVDWTLKSI is encoded by the coding sequence ATGTTCGAATATGGTTCGGTTCAGGGTTGGTTGACCGCACGCAGGTCCGCAGTGGCTTTGCCGTTGGTGGCGGTGCTGTTGACGGCCTGTGGTGGTGGCGCCAAGAACGATACGTTCGATCTGGCTGCCAATGTCAGCGGCAAGGGTCCGGCAGCCCATGGCAAGCAGATCCTGGTACCTGCACCGACGGCACTCAGCGCCATCGACAGCAACCAGATCGTTGTGCGGGTCAGCGGCTCCGAGTTGCAGTATCTCGCCAAGGCGCAGTGGAGCGACAAGCTCAGCCGCATGGTGCAGTCGAAGCTGGTGGAAGCATTCGAGAATTCCGGCAAGGTCGGCGGCGTCGGCGTTCCCGGCCAGGGTCTGGCAATCGATTACCAGGTCGTGACCGATATCCGCGCGTTCGAGATCGATACCTCCAAGCAGGCAGCTGTCGTCGAGATCTCGGCCAAGATCCTCAACGACAAGACCGGCACCGTGCGCAAGCAGGACGTCTTCCGCGTTGCCGTTCCGACGACCGGCACGACCAACGACGCCTATGTCAAGTCGCTCGACAAGGCCTTCGCATCCGTGTCGGCTCAGATCGTCGACTGGACGCTGAAAAGCATCTAG